Proteins encoded in a region of the Halioglobus maricola genome:
- the dksA gene encoding RNA polymerase-binding protein DksA: MPRAAAKKPAKKAASVEFKNFVPYKPKRGEEYMNEKQREHFKSILLSWKAELMEEVDRTVTHMKDEAANFPDPADRATQEEEFSLELRTRDRERKLIKKIDSTMERIEQDDYGFCDACGVEIGIKRLEARPTANLCIDCKTLDEIKEKQEMG, from the coding sequence ATGCCTAGAGCAGCAGCTAAAAAGCCCGCCAAAAAAGCAGCCTCCGTCGAGTTCAAGAACTTCGTCCCGTATAAGCCAAAGCGCGGCGAAGAGTACATGAACGAGAAGCAGCGCGAGCACTTTAAATCCATTCTTCTCAGCTGGAAAGCCGAGCTGATGGAAGAAGTAGATCGCACTGTGACGCATATGAAAGATGAGGCCGCTAATTTTCCCGATCCGGCGGATCGTGCCACCCAGGAAGAAGAGTTCAGCCTCGAGCTGCGCACCCGCGATCGCGAGCGGAAGCTGATCAAGAAGATCGACTCCACTATGGAGCGTATCGAGCAGGATGACTACGGTTTCTGCGACGCCTGCGGCGTCGAGATCGGCATCAAGCGCCTCGAAGCGCGCCCCACCGCCAACCTCTGCATCGATTGCAAAACGCTCGATGAGATCAAGGAGAAGCAGGAGATGGGCTGA